The genomic interval AGTTTTacgttatttgctgtttttaactcaatgttctctctctgttttttctcttcatagaagctacacctggcctgtctgtgtgtttagctgtggcaccttcctggagggggacatcgtccaagcttctgctgccaacaacttaaagctcaccttatacagatgatacacttggccctgtctttcaatgtttaaccctgtctctgtaGGCATAGCCACtagctgagcttctactgtgcttaattgtatgtgctctcttttacactctagacttgaaaactgtctcagagttcatctgcttagctgtctttctctcctagatgaagccactaaaggagctactaccattactgtttaacttttctttcgtatagaaagtactcctggatcagtgcttctgtgttttttttctgtctctgctctgttatctcaaacccccagtcggtcgtggcagatggccgctcacattgagcctggttctgctggaggtttcttcctgttaaaagggagtttttcctctccactgtcgctacatgcatgctcagtatgagggattgctgcaaagtcaacaccagtgactgtccactgtctctacatgctcatccaggaagagggaatgctgcaagtcactgactggatgcaatctgctgggcttccttagatagaaatactttttaaccaaattgaattataaaataaatttgaatggaTGATAAGGATCAtatggaatgtatgtacctgacttgaaatatgTATCAGTCGATTGACTTGAATTGactttataaagtgccttgagacaacatgtgttttgAATTGCCACTatctaaataaactgaactgaaactgaagATGCTGAAAGAAGTCTCTAAAACCCTAAAATGTTATCATGGAAGCTACAGCAGACTCTTGCTACTGTTGATGCCTGTACAATCAGAAAGAAGAAACAAGTTTAAATTTCATGGCGGGTGTGCAAGGAGGAAACCACTgctgtttgcaaaaaaaaattaaggccAGCAAGTCAGAAAATGAAGACAAGGAGCATGACTTCTGGGATAATgttctttggtcagatgagtctAAATTTCACTTATTGTacaccagaacagaggacatgtttggtataaatcaAATGCGCCATTCCAAAAAAAGATGAACAAACCAACTGCGAAGCACGGacctggaagtgtcatggtttggagaTGCTTTTGTGCAGCAGAACCACCACGGGCTTGCTGAAGACTAAGAAATGTAAAGATCTGAGCCCGTATTTACAAAGACCTCAAAGTCCTGTCTGGGCCTAAAATTCTTGGCAAGGACTTCACTACTGAGAGCAACTCTGAGCTAGGAGAGGACAGAaagtgtggttgaccccgttgctagttGTCACGCTGCTGCAATTggttgttgaaaaaaaacaaaacaaatgcgcTCAagggagagaaattaaccaatGATAGAATTTAAattggattcagaaatgtgtacaTCATGACGAAActttgtcacacagcatcaacatgtttgaacgtagcttatttacatgcacatctttattttgatttgcttaagtctactcaccatgctggtcattttcaaactgcatttatttcatattaatatcaaaattaaaattcagcattttactgccATCTCCTTCTTCTAAAATGAGgtttaattttgtaaaatgaccaaaacaaaacagaggaaaaaaggtggagaaaaccaaactggacAGAGGAGCAGAACCTGCTggtggagaagagaggagtgttggaaggtagatttggtcctgggatcacagtgggaacaaacaggcattcccaagcagatcaatgcgtctttctgctttcagcaccagcctggaatgtgagcagctctggtacctgctgcaatcagaagcCAGAGAGGAAatagcagcacaccagagaacttctccacagatggGGAGCATTGTAGATGATCATTTAGGCTTAGGCTCCTCACATCATCATgtgcaaatacttattcacctcatttacatctttctGATTGTATAGCGCTTATTGTACTTTGTCTTGTCCagagtttgtatttatatttttcaaaatgtatttttgaaagcattttacagtctgtaaatatttaaataattcagtactatattgtttgtatatttgttattcatggttatttattatagtttctattatttatttatccttcctaatattaccttactagtgGTGCATCTTTAATTTGTCCTGGTGCTGAAACTTTTTCATTTTCCCCTATGGGGATGGTAaggttaatcttatctctatattaataattgtatgacaccagagaatatctctcctttctctgtctttcctccatcttctctgcttaagacgCTCTTAAACTCACTAAACGTTCTCCTCACAAACATTtcctcacgttaggagctctTAAAGCCTTAGATGCTTCGTGAACaacttttatcttaccgaggtaaaattctaagaaaaatcctAAAATTCAAGAAATTCgaggatttttcttagaatgacgtcactagaagctacttttagtcttaggattctttgtgaaaacAGGCGCAGATCAAAGCTCATGTTTATCCTTTTCAGATGCTGTGAGGTGAACTGAAACAATCTGTCCATGCCTGAATGTTTGTGAATACttcttaataaaacaaatactatAAAGACAAACTTTACAGACACAGATttcagatatatattttttttctcctcatgaACGCATTCAGGGCAGCAGCTGACATGTGATTATTCTGTGCAGACTTCATTCTCAAATATTCCTGTTTGATTGTTAGTAATGAAACAGAAGTCCACTACGTTTAGCTCAAAGATCATGATTCATTTTTCAGTTTGCTTACAATGCTCTTATAGTTcagtcagtaaaaaaaaaagacagtctgacaaaaaatatttaagccATTTAATGTTTTGACAAAGTCTCCAATACTTCAGCGATGTTTTCCCTTGCCAAACAAACCAGTACACACAAAATGTCTGCCACTGGAAACAGTTATTTTAGAAACTTCTTTTCAAGTCATAATTAACAAGCGAATATCAAAACTGATCAATGTTTAAGACAGAATCAACAGAGCAACACAACTGAGAAAATGGCACAATTACAAATCATAGCCCCGATTATGGCCAAGTACAATTAGAACTCAAATAAAACCCCAAACATATGTAATAACCAGCTGCGCATTGAAACATCCGGCTCAATTAGACTTGCAGCTTATCAAATATGTGTCCATCTTCAAGCGGCACATGGTGTGAAAGTAAACGAGTGATGGAAAAGGTTGGAACTTCACCCAAAATAGATGGAgcaattgatggatggatggatgagaacaTGTGATGGCAAATGTAACTTCAGTTCTCCTTAGTGACACAAAGAGATAAACACTGAGTTTAAATTCCGTACAACCCCCAAGAAAAAGCCAAAATGTCactctcagaaaatttgaatgttacaaaaacaaattaaacaaaaagacaGAATTGTTACGGCCATGTTTTGACCTACATGATCATGATGAAGGCTCTTGACCTAATAGTTgcccagcagacagtcactgacaccatCCTCAAGAAGTCTAATCCACAAGAGGTCATTGGCAAAAAACCTTGCTGTTCAGTATCCAAACATATCattggaaagttaagtggatgGAAAAGGTGTGggagaaaatgtgcaaaagcaAAAGAGGAAACTGAAGGATTCACAATGCTACATCAAGAGCCATCACACACAGATGTATCCAGGATACTGGCTATAACTGACAGTACTTCTGTTACACTGTaactgaaccagagacaatgtaATAAATAGGGATGCACAATACTTGAAAATCATCTCATAATAATATTGGTAAACACTGTCATAAGGATGTCAGTTGTGAAATACTGTGCAGCCCAAGTTAGCATCTTACCTGGACTAAGGAGAAAAATTACAGGAATGTCAAAATCGTCTTTACAGGTTAAAactaaattttgcatttcatttgcaaATCAAGGTCTGAGTCTAGGTGAAGAGTGGAGAGGGTCAGAATCCAAGATGCTTGAGGTTCAGTGTAAAATTTCCACAGTCTGTGCCAACTGGGCAGCAAACTGGGATGACCTAAAGCCAGAGATGCTCTAAAGATTTGTCAAAAGAATGATGACATTACTCCAGTTGACAGACCCAACAATGTAGGCAAGCTAAAGGTCACTATTGAAGCGACCTGGGCCTCCATCACACCTCAGTGCTACAGGCAGATCACCTCCATGACACCCCTCATTGATGCAGTAGTTCCTGCAAAAGGACCCCAACCAAATTTGAGTCCTGTTTCCTACATGGACATACATTTCAGCAGGCTGACATATCcatataatttttaaaaaaaatctattttatgcAACATCCTAATTTTCAAGGAAATTAAATTTTGGGGTTTTAATTAGCAGTGAGCCAAAATAACCAAAatcaaccacaaacatttaaagaacatCACTCTGTGAGTGAATTACATCTGTAGAATATGAGTTTCTCTTTTATACATGTCTGTCCTCATTTTCCAAAAACAAGTGTGGAACAGTAAAGGTGCAGATGTGTGAAGATGTTAGAGGATTTAAAGTTGATACCAATGGCAGAttcaggtttaaagtaatcttttaatttcacAAACATGTTTCATCTGACTGCAAATAACGTTGCTGAACGGAGCAGACAGAGAAGagcataaataatttttaaaatgtttttaatgtagtgtagcaataaaaataaaaaaacatcattttttgttaaaactgattctcattctgcatgttttttatttcaaatgagAAAAGGACTTTTGTTGAATGAAAACGATTTGAAATCGAAATCTGCCAGGTGTATGAGTAGTTTTGGGCTTAAGGAAATTAGTGTGGATGGCAAAAGCTGCAGCTGTTTCATTTTGTTCCAGCGATGGAAATGTATACATCTGTTATTTCTATTAAAGGGTTCACGAAAAAATTTGATGATGAAGACAGATGTAACTTATCTCTCCTTTAGACCAGCATAGTCAAACAGACCACAATGTTACATCTTAACAGTCGATTCTGCCTGAATGATAGCAGCAAAGAGATGAAATCCAACGTTTCAGTAATGCTCAGCCATCATTAATACTGTCAAGGATGACCAGCCAGTGAAAGGTTGGCTGCCTTGGCCCCTGCCAGTGCTGTCATTGTACTGTTCCCAGATATACCCTGTTTCAACATACTGCATATAAACATTGTTTATAATGTTAGTCCTGAGTTCCTTATAAACATCAGCTGCCTTCTCTTGGTATGGGCCTTCTGAGTTGCCGTAGTGGTAGAGGGCTCTGACTGCCAGGTAGTTGATATTAATCCAAACAGGTCCCCTCCAGTAGGGCGGGTCATGCTCCGTGTTTCGCTCCATGTAAAGAGGATCGGTCTTCGAGAGAGAGCGCAGGCCAAAGGGCGTCCACAGCTTATTGGGGTCTCTCATGTCTCGGAGGATGTGTTCCAGTTTGGGCGAGTCGGGTTGGAGGATTTGGAGCAAGAAGGGGAACAAGCTGACGTAACCCAGGGCGTTGACGTACTGCAGTTTCGGGGCCCTGCGGACAGAGCGCACGAGACGTGCCACGGGGAACTGGTGGCGGGGCTGTCCGGGTGGTACGTACACCTTCTCCCGCTGCAAGGACACATTTTGGGTGTGGTTGCCATAGTCACTGAAAGCATGTAGTTGCTCTGACCAGTGGAGGTCGTTGAGCAGGTTGTTGTCTCTGAGCACATCGTGTAGGAGTTTATAGTCCTCGTGGGGCTCACCTAAAAGTTGAGCTATGCTGGCCATGATGCCTGAGGACAAGGCCATCCAGCAGTGCAAATCCACGTGCCGCTCGTCTGCTGAGGGATGAGAGGCACGTGGGTAGTCATCCAGTCCGGAGGTTAAGGTTTTAGGATTAAGGTACAGATTGGTGTCCTTGTCTCGCCCACGCCAGCGGTAAGAATTGGGTTTTGGCCCCGTCTGTGTGGTGTTGTACCACTGAAACCAGGTTTTCAGCCTGGGGAACAGCCTTCGAAGGAAAGGCAGAGTTGGTTTAGATGCTGCCTCGTCTGATCTTGAAGAAAGCTGTCCAATCAGTTCCTGCAGAGCTAAGAAGAGAGTAGGTGGGTTGGCGTTCTCGTTCCGCTGGACAATAAATTCAGCTGGGACTTTACTGCGAGCCTCATCTCCAAGAATCTGCTCACGGGGAATCCAGCCCTCCATGTTCATTAGGTCGAACCAGTGGCCAATAGCCTCCCTGGTCAGCTGGGGATCCCACTTACTCAGCAATAGCTGGTGAAAGCCCTCATCCCAGAGGAAGCCTCTGGGAAAGAAAGAGCGGGACGGGACAGCGGTGAACAAAGCCCCTTCGGGGTAAAGGATAGGGTATTCATTGTATACTGACTGCACCACTGACTCGCCATAAAAGTAACCCATTCCACCCAACATGTTGCTGAGCGCTGCTTTGGCAAATTTTATGTATGTCTGACTAAAACCTTTACTCTCTAGtccaaatattttctcaaactTCCCATTAAACTCCGCTTTCCTCCTCTCCAACTCCTGAGTCATGATAGAACCAACGAGCTGGTTGGGGCGATTGTAGAAACTTCCTGACTCAAACAGAACTTCAATCTGGAAAGGCGTCTGAACAGTCACCTGGTGGACCACAAAGTCACTTTCTTTTCGTGGGTCAGCAGGTTTCTGCTGGTTCTGATGGTGGGGGGGCTTGTAGGTGTCCACACCAATGTAGTGCCTCTTCTCACCAGATGGCGGGCTGTAGACAAACCTGCGGTTCAGACTGAGCTTCACAATATCAGTCAGCTTCTCCAAGCCAGGAGACAAGGTCTGAAGATAGTTGTAACTAGAAAACAAGAGTTAAATTATTCCATTTAATGAAGATGTCACAAAAGCAGATCACAATGACTCACTGATAAAGAGtcagggcagaaaataagtaCACCCCCTTTATATCTAGAATTTTATGAGTTTTGTTAACGTCTAGGATTTTTAGGGTGTACATAATTTCTTATAAACTGGTCTGGTGATGCATATTCACCACATTCCAAGGATCATAATGGAGGCACTTGGCTCCCACCTTGTGGTCATAGGGTGAACAACATCTAGTTAAGATTTTACTGTATTAAAAACTTGTTTATGAAATGCTATAGTGATGGATTAGCAATGATTGTACATTATATTGTAATAACATTTCAAAGCCCTGTTTCAGCAGTATGAGCATTAATGAAATAATCTACATAACAGATTAATTTATTCAGTTCAAATTCTGTCCAATTACATGTAATGTCGATAACTTGCGTCGTACCTAAATTTAGATTTATTACATAGCCTATATTCTAATGAACAATCTCTACTAAATTTAGCATCTGCTtgagagcagaaacacaaatgaCATTTTTCCAGGCAGTAAGGGGTTGAATAGATATACCCATCTTAATTTAGAGGCTGATTTCCAATTTTTGTTTGTCGATTTCTCATAGAGaacataaatgtaaaaagataTAAGAACAGTGTTCATTGATTATCTTTACTAGAAGTCACATGTGTAAGAAATAAATTGATTGgagttattttttattgaatttagcATCTTATATAAGCATCCAGCAAGGTTAGCAAAGTTAGCATTAGCAAAATGTCACATGTTCTGTTTAAGAGCCAAAGGATTAAACCTTTATTGAAATACGTTCACCCTTCCAGTTATCTGCTAAACGTTTTGTGTTCTCACATGCTGAATGAACCATGTCTTGACTTGTCACAGAAtatgcagttttctttttattacttcTTTCCTCTCAGTGTGTCCTCGAACAGCATTCTATCCACCTCAGTCATACTGAATAAATAGCTAACTGAGTGTTCTTCACTCTGTAGCGGCACCCACACCACATAGGGTTGCTGTCTGCAGAACCTGGTACTCATGGCGTGTCCACCAAACAATTCTGGTCAGTAGCCAATTTCTCAGTGTATCTGTAAATAACCTGACCAGCAACCTCAGCTCATGTAATGTTTTCTCCTGTTAAAGGTGAAAAGAGACATGTCTCACTGTCATTTtaccttaaaagaaaaaaaaggggcAATTTTTGTCGTTTCTGAGTGAATGCAGTAACGTTTAACTTTGCTTAATATCATGGTGCACTGAGAGTGCTAGTTCTGTACTATAGATTAGCCAGTTTTATatagaaaaagaaatatttatcaATCAGAGAAAACATATATACAGAAGGCAAACACTTTGATTTGCACAATGCTTTAATCATTTTTGATATGCTTTTTTTATTCCCCTTTAAAGCTGTTATAATTTAGAAATATCCCAAGTTTACACTTTCATGATAAACATAAGATGCTGGTTTTATCATCTACTGCCACCTAGTGTTTATTTTCAAGACATGTTTTCCTCCCCAGCAAGTTAGAACGGCAATTGGCTGTCTAGAAAACTTGCTTTCAATTTGAAGATTTATTTGAGGATTTTTTCCAAATAATGGTttagtgtttcattttatttagactTTGTTTTCGTATTTTTTTGCCAGGATCTTCTTCTAGTTATGTTTAGGAAGAGCTGTTTATGACCTCTTCGGATTTCATCGTGCCTTTCAATTCAAGTTTCAGATTTCTCTCTGATGGCACTAAAAATCTATTCCTAACCCTCATTTAAACATCTGTCTTTAGAGTCACTTTTAGATTATAATTTCCTGCTATTCTGAGATAATACAGAGATAGTAGTCATTTAGCAGTTCGTACATTATAGCAACATTTGTGTCTGGCCTCTACTTGAGCATTTACCTGGCATATTTTGTGCTGGATAACTCCCCAGTGACAGGCTTCCTGAAAGTGATCTTAAAGTTTCCCAGTTCATCGGAGAAACCAGTGATAGAAGCAAGGCGCTGCCTCTCCTCCATGTGAGTATGCAGCGAGCCCTGCATGTCTGCTGCTGCGTAAAAAATCAGGGATATGACGGGAGGCTGGGGGGCTGAGCTCTGCAGGGTAACGACAGGACAAAATAAGCATTCTACATTTTTTTATAGTAACTGTAAAATGGCTGTTTTAAATCACTCAGAGCATCATTGTGATATTGAAAGGATGTTTTTGCAGAACATCACAATGAGCTCAGTTGCAACTCACATGCTGTTTGGCTGTGATCCTCCAGGTCCAGTCTCCTCCATGATCCCCGCCGATCCTCTTAACAAACTCAGTGGTTAGCGTGAAGTCATTATCTCGAATTTCCTGTACGCCAAACGTCAGTCCGTCGTGCATTAGCCAGCTGTAGCCTTGCAAATGATCCCCCTGCTCGCATGTATGCCTAAGGTTCATGTCCAAGTTGGAAAACTGACGCATCCACATCATCCCTGTACGGATAGCAAAATGAAAAAGGAGATGAATTAGCATCTAAGCGAGAAGGCTAGAATGCTACAGTTGAAAAATGATGTGCTCGTTAACAGCCTCTAAATAGAACTATCACTGGTGATTTTGTTACAAACAGTTCGTTATTAcgatgggatttttttttgtcaactaaataaatgtacccAAACTAAAGGTAGAATCTTTTGTTGCAGTCGTATTTCTTTATTTGAACGCTTATTACATATTATAACCAAGGATGGCAATGCATTTGCACACATCTGTCTATTgcagtctttttttattttatattgtggTAATAAGTATACCgaaaataatagaaaacaaTTGCTTTTAATTGCTGTAGGAAGTCGTGCCTTTTAGATTAGTGGATTAGCCAATAGATTAAAATTTATAAAATTGTCAGTAGTGCAGCTCTTGCCATAAAACCAGCCTGCCTGCGGACTG from Girardinichthys multiradiatus isolate DD_20200921_A chromosome 5, DD_fGirMul_XY1, whole genome shotgun sequence carries:
- the mogs gene encoding mannosyl-oligosaccharide glucosidase yields the protein MGRQRKRVVTGDAPPHSRRDERPAAFNRKEKKKKPDIGKLFINISIGLCIFSLIWFFYAIYMRSSLSKRVVTLHPSPRVLDANSTTAEVSSERFWGSYRPQVYFGMKTRSPRSVVTGMMWMRQFSNLDMNLRHTCEQGDHLQGYSWLMHDGLTFGVQEIRDNDFTLTTEFVKRIGGDHGGDWTWRITAKQHSSAPQPPVISLIFYAAADMQGSLHTHMEERQRLASITGFSDELGNFKITFRKPVTGELSSTKYASYNYLQTLSPGLEKLTDIVKLSLNRRFVYSPPSGEKRHYIGVDTYKPPHHQNQQKPADPRKESDFVVHQVTVQTPFQIEVLFESGSFYNRPNQLVGSIMTQELERRKAEFNGKFEKIFGLESKGFSQTYIKFAKAALSNMLGGMGYFYGESVVQSVYNEYPILYPEGALFTAVPSRSFFPRGFLWDEGFHQLLLSKWDPQLTREAIGHWFDLMNMEGWIPREQILGDEARSKVPAEFIVQRNENANPPTLFLALQELIGQLSSRSDEAASKPTLPFLRRLFPRLKTWFQWYNTTQTGPKPNSYRWRGRDKDTNLYLNPKTLTSGLDDYPRASHPSADERHVDLHCWMALSSGIMASIAQLLGEPHEDYKLLHDVLRDNNLLNDLHWSEQLHAFSDYGNHTQNVSLQREKVYVPPGQPRHQFPVARLVRSVRRAPKLQYVNALGYVSLFPFLLQILQPDSPKLEHILRDMRDPNKLWTPFGLRSLSKTDPLYMERNTEHDPPYWRGPVWININYLAVRALYHYGNSEGPYQEKAADVYKELRTNIINNVYMQYVETGYIWEQYNDSTGRGQGSQPFTGWSSLTVLMMAEHY